The Staphylococcus sp. 17KM0847 DNA segment CCTGGTACGTCTGGTACCACTGGTGTACCTGTTTCAGGATTTGTTGGTTCTTGTGGAATTTCTCCATCTGGATTTGTTGGGTCAAATGGATATGGATTTTTCGGACGTTCTCCATTTGGTAACTCTGGAATCCAGTTCGCTACTTTTTGGTAAACGTACGTAATCTCTGTTGTTCCTTCTACAACTTTTCCTGTTTCTTCTCCTTTTGTCTTAGATGGTACTAATACATATCTTGTACCGTCTTTCAACGTAATTGTTTCTGGTTTTGTTGTTTCTCCATCTGGATTTTGAGCATCAGTTGTATCATACTCTGTTCCAACTTCTGACTCTGGTGTATCCACGCGATCTTTCGCAATCGTTTCTCCATTTGTATTTTCATAATGAACGATAACGTCACCTTGTTTTGGTGCTTCTGGTGTCTCTGGTGTGTTTGGCACATATGGAATATATGTGTCTTTCTCTGGATCTTTCGGTGTCGGTGGAATATATCCTTTACTTGGATCCTTTGGATCTACTGGTTTCAATGGTTCTTTCGTATCCGGATCTACTGGTGTATATCCTGGTACGTCTGGTACCACTGGTGTACCTGTTTCAGGATTTGTTGGCTCTTGTGGAATTTCTCCATCTGGATTTGTTGGGTCAAATGGATATGGATTTTTCGGACGTTCTCCATTTGGTAACTCTGGAATCCAGTTCGCTACTTTTTGGTAAACGTACGTAATCTCTGTTGTTCCTTCTACAACTTTTCCTGTTTCTTCTCCTTTTGTCTTAGATGGTACTAATACATATCTTGTACCGTCTTTCAACGTAATTGTTTCTGGTTTTGTTGTTTCTCCATCTGGATTTTGAGCATCAGTTGTATCATACTCTGTTCCAACTTCTGACTCTGGTGTATCCACGCGATCTTTCGCAATCGTTTCTCCATTTGTATTTTCATAATGAACGATAACGTCACCTTGTTTTGGTGCTTCTGGTGTCTCTGGTGTGTTTGGCACATATGGAATATATGTGTCTTTCTCTGGATCTTTCGGTGTCGGTGGAATATATCCTTTACTTGGATCCTTTGGATCTACTGGTTTCAATGGTTCTTTCGTATCCGGATCTACTGGTGTATATCCTGGTACGTCTGGTACCACTGGTGTACCTGTTTCAGGATTTGTTGGCTCTTGTGGAATTTCTCCATCTGGATTTGTTGGGTCAAATGGATATGGATTTTTCGGACGTTCTCCATTTGGTAACTCTGGAATCCAGTTCGCTACTTTTTGGTAAACGTACGTAATCTCTGTTGTTCCTTCTACAACTTTTCCTGTTTCTTCTCCTTTTGTCTTAGATGGTACTAATACATATCTTGTACCGTCTTTCAACGTAATTGTTTCTGGTTTTGTTGTTTCTCCATCTGGATTTTGAGCATCAGTTGTATCATACTCTGTTCCAACTTCTGACTCTGGTGTATCCACGCGATCTTTCGCAATCGTTTCTCCATTTGTATTTTCATAATGAACGATAACGTCACCTTGTTTTGGTGCTTCTGGTGTCTCTGGTGTGTTTGGCACATATGGAATATATGTGTCTTTCTCTGGATCTTTCGGTGTCGGTGGAATATATCCTTTACTTGGATCCTTTGGATCTACTGGTTTCAATGGTTCTTTCGTATCCGGATCTACTGGTGTATATCCTGGTACGTCTGGTACCACTGGTGTACCTGTTTCAGGATTTGTTGGCTCTTGTGGAATTTCTCCATCTGGATTTGTTGGGTCAAATGGATATGGATTTTTCGGACGTTCTCCATTTGGTAACTCTGGAATCCAGTTCGCTACTTTTTGGTAAACGTACGTAATCTCTGTTGTTCCTTCTACAACTTTTCCTGTTTCTTCTCCTTTTGTCTTAGATGGTACTAATACATATCTTGTACCGTCTTTCAACGTAATTGTTTCTGGTTTTGTTGTTTCTCCATCTGGATTTTGAGCATCAGTTGTATCATACTCTGTTCCAACTTCTGACTCTGGTGTATCCACGCGATCTTTCGCAATCGTTTCTCCATTTGTATTTTCATAATGAACGATAACGTCACCTTGTTTTGGTGCTTCTGGTGTCTCTGGTGTGTTTGGCACATATGGAATATATGTGTCTTTCTCTGGATCTTTCGGTGTCGGTGGAATATATCCTTTACTTGGATCCTTTGGATCTACTGGTTTCAATGGTTCTTTCGTATCCGGATCTACTGGTGTATATCCTGGTACGTCTGGTACCACTGGTGTACCTGTTTCAGGATTTGTTGGCTCTTGTGGAATTTCTCCATCTGGATTTGTTGGGTCAAATGGATATGGATTTTTCGGACGTTCTCCATTTGGTAACTCTGGAATCCAGTTCGCTACTTTTTGGTAAACGTACGTAATCTCTGTTGTTCCTTCTACAACTTTTCCTGTTTCTTCTCCTTTTGTCTTAGATGGTACTAATACATATCTTGTACCGTCTTTCAACGTAATTGTTTCTGGTTTTGTTGTTTCTCCATCTGGATTTTGAGCATCAGTTGTATCATACTCTGTTCCAACTTCTGACTCTGGTGTATCCACGCGATCTTTCGCAATCGTTTCTCCATTTGTATTTTCATAATGAACGATAACGTCACCTTGTTTTGGTGCTTCTGGTGTCTCTGGTGTGTTTGGCACATATGGAATATATGTGTCTTTCTCTGGATCTTTCGGTGTCGGTGGAATATATCCTTTACTTGGATCCTTTGGATCTACTGGTTTCAATGGTTCTTTCGTATCCGGATCTACTGGTGTATATCCTGGTACGTCTGGTACCACTGGTGTACCTGTTTCAGGATTTGTTGGCTCTTGTGGAATTTCTCCATCTGGATTTGTTGGGTCAAATGGATATGGATTTTTCGGACGTTCTCCATTTGGTAACTCTGGAATCCAGTTCGCTACTTTTTGGTAAACGTACGTAATCTCTGTTGTTCCTTCTACAACTTTTCCTGTTTCTTCTCCTTTTGTCTTAGATGGTACTAATACATATCTTGTACCGTCTTTCAACGTAATTGTTTCTGGTTTTGTTGTTTCTCCATCTGGATTTTGAGCATCAGTTGTATCATACTCTGTTCCAACTTCTGACTCTGGTGTATCCACGCGATCTTTCGCAATCGTTTCTCCATTTGTATTTTCATAATGAACGATAACGTCACCTTGTTTTGGTGCTTCTGGTGTCTCTGGTGTGTTTGGCACATATGGAATATATGTGTCTTTCTCTGGATCTTTCGGTGTCGGTGGAATATATCCTTTACTTGGATCCTTTGGATCTACTGGTTTCAATGGTTCTTTCGTATCCGGATCTACTGGTGTATATCCTGGTACGTCTGGTACCACTGGTGTACCTGTTTCAGGATTTGTTGGTTCTTGTGGAATTTCTCCATCTGGATTTGTTGGGTCAAATGGATATGGATTTTTCGGACGTTCTCCATTTGGTAACTCTGGAATCCAGTTCGCTACTTTTTGGTAAACGTACGTAATCTCTGTTGTTCCTTCTACAACTTTTCCTGTTTCTTCTCCTTTTGTCTTAGATGGTACTAATACATATCTTGTACCGTCTTTCAACGTAATTGTTTCTGGTTTTGTTGTTTCTCCATCTGGATTTTGAGCATCAGTTGTATCATACTCTGTTCCAACTTCTGACTCTGGTGTATCCACGCGATCTTTCGCAATCGTTTCTCCATTTGTATTTTCATAATGAACGATAACGTCACCTTGTTTTGGTGCTTCTGGTGTCGGTGTTTCAACTTTCTTATACACATACGTGATTTCTGTTGTTCCTTCTACGACTTTACCTTGTTCTTTTCCTTTTGTTAGAACCGGTACAATTTCGTAAGCTACACCATCTTTTGTGATTGTTGTTGGTTTATTGTCATCACTTGTATCGTATTCTGTTCCTGTTGATGTTTCTGGTGTGTCTACGACATCTTCTTTCAATGTGTTACCTTCTATGTCGATGTAATGTACGATGACATCACCTTTCACTTCTTTGTACACATATGTGATTTCTGTCTCGCCTTCTACAACTTTACCTTGTTCATCACCTTGTGTTTTTTCTGGTACACGTTTATACGTTTTACCATCTTCTGTTGTAATCGTTTCTGGACGGTTATCCGTTGTATCATAAGGTTCATCCACTGGTGTTTGTGGTGTATCGACTACTGGATCTTTGATCACATTTCCATCTTCGTCTGTATATCTAACAACGACTGTTCCTTCTGGTGTCGGTGTTTCAACTTTCTTATACACATACGTGATTTCTGTTGTTCCTTCTACGACTTTACCTTGTTCTTTTCCTTTTGTTAGAACCGGTACAATTTCGTAAGCTACACCATCTTTTGTGATTGTTGTTGGTTTATTGTCATCACTTGTATCGTATTCTGTTCCTGTTGATGTTTCTGGTGTGTCTACGACATCTTCTTTCAATGTGTTACCTTCTGTGTCGATGTAATGTACGATGACATCACCTTTCACTTCTTTGTACACATATGTGATTTCTGTCTCGCCTTCTACAACTTTACCTTGTTCATCACCTTGTGTTTTTTCTGGTACACGTTTATACGTTTTACCATCTTCTGTTGTAATCGTTTCTGGACGGTTATCCGTTGTATCATAAGGTTCATCCACTGGTGTTTGTGGTGTATCGACTACCGGATCTTTGATCACATTTCCATCTTCGTCTGTATATCTAACAACGACTGTTCCTTCTGGTGTCGGTGTTTCAACTTTCTTATACACATACGTGATTTCTGTTGTTCCTTCTACGACTTTACCTTGTTCTTTTCCTTTTGTTAGAACTGGTACAATCTCGTAAGCTACACCATCTTTTGTGATTGTTTCTAGTTTGTTGTCATCAGTTGTATCATACTCTGTTCCTGTTGATGTTTCTGGTGTGTCTACGACATCTTCTTTCAATGTGTTACCTTCTGTGTCGATGTAATGTACGATGACATCACCTTTCACTTCTTTGTACACATATGTGATTTCTGTCTCGCCTTCTACAACCTTACCTTGTTCATCACCTTGTGTTTTTTCTGGTACACGTTTATACGTTTTACCATCTTCTGTTGTAATCGTTTCTGGACGATTATCCGTTGTATCGTAAGGTGTATCAACTGGTGACTTTTCTGTATCTACGATTGGATCTTTAATCACATTTCCATTTTCATCTTCATAGTTAACAACAACTGTTCCTTTGACTTCTTCGTAAACATATGTGACTTCTTTTTGACCTTCAACGACCTTACCAGTTGGTGTTGTACCATTTTCATCTTCAGCAGCTACAACATCACGTTTTGTTGTATTGAGAAGGTTATTATCATCGCCTACCGTACCGACGTTGTACGTGCCTGCTGGTACAAGTTTATATTTTTTACCATTAGCAGTAATCGTTTCTGGACGATTATCTTCTACCGTATTATAGGCCTCATCAATGTTTCCTTCTTCAACATCTTTAACTTGAGGACTAATCACATTTCCATCTGTATCTACATAATTAACAACTACTGATCCCTTAACGGCTTCATAAACATAAGTTACATAATGTGTACCTTGTGTAACTGTACCAATAGGGTCTACACCATTTTGACTTGTTGAACCAATAACACCGTCAATGTTTGAATCTGTTAAGTTATTAGCATCACCGACTGTACCTACATTGTATGTGCCTGCTGGTACAAGTTTATATGTGACACCGTCTTTAACAATTGTAGCAGGACGATTATCTTCCACTGTATTATAGTCAGTATCGATTGATACATCGGTTACATCTGGTACTTCTGTACTTAACTCATTACCATCTGTATCTACATATTTAACAATAACTGTCCCTTTACCAATTTGTTCAGGGTTTGATGGTATGACTTCTCCGACAGCATACGCAGAATAGTCAGCAACTCTTTTTTCTCCAAGCATAGCTCCTGTATAACCATCATTAGCTTCATGGACAAATGAACCATCTAAGCTAGATGCCGTTACTGTCGCTTCAAACTTTGGTCGACGTTCAATTTGATCGGTATTTGGGTTTAGCTGCTCTGTGTATTCAATGTCATGAGAATTCATCTTAACAACAAGTTGTGAATACTTACCATCTTGTTGATCTTTAAGTGGGTTGTTTCCTGCCCAAGTAATCCAGCCTGGTTTACTGAAATCGCCATAGAAAGACAATTTAGCCGTACGACCGTCATCACTGATTTCATCTACCATAGCATACATACCATCTGGTGTTACATAAGCTGTCTTATCATTAGAATTAGCATATTTATTTTCTGTATTATTCTCATTCCAGCCACTGTTATAAGGACCTTCATTATTATCATAAGCTGAATAAATGATCGGAATACGTTCACCAATACGAATTTTATCTTTTAAGAATGTATAACCATTCGTACCTGTACCTGAAGTAATTTGGATTTTAAAGCCATCTTTATAACCGCCGACTTGAATACCCATACGAACAGTTCCATCAGCTTCTTTTGGAATATCACGAACAAAAGCAACTTCTTCTGGATTTTTATTCTGCGGATTATAGTCTACTGGTGTCGCATTGACGCTGAGATAGCGATGTGTGCCTGGATTATTCTCATGTTGTGCATATCCCCAAACGGTTTGATCCCATGCTGGACGATTAAATTCTTTAGAATGTTCTTCTACACCATTCACCCATACTTTATGAAATGCTGAACGT contains these protein-coding regions:
- a CDS encoding MucBP domain-containing protein, which encodes MLFKQKHRFSIRKFSIGVCSALLGTALIMGAGSASASEKTATDTEAVAQDTDVAPEDTSTPVDSQSSEGSTDNLEPVTNDETVASEESASEATPTDETVQNTELKEEAVESPESVTDETTSPTETTDESTAKETTEIEKTAEPTEVNETKETAEPTSDENIAAKEATPTEVASEENIATKEMTSTETTSTESVDTSSYPEPPSRAEAFPQEGQPIPQYSAFRAATLSSADAVATDQTIAPTGQNTPVTDFPDPPTITPTKVTVSSNPWAFEGTTTLYNQTNDNGEAKVDMSFEGQTVHKGDTFYVETQEPASEMPKHFYIKDTDKIAATVERIAYESDYFKAADSLDPSRKEISAETGVTSKVLYKVTFTEAAENLKDVQLGYTMKTAQTSFNATEARSAFHKVWVNGVEEHSKEFNRPAWDQTVWGYAQHENNPGTHRYLSVNATPVDYNPQNKNPEEVAFVRDIPKEADGTVRMGIQVGGYKDGFKIQITSGTGTNGYTFLKDKIRIGERIPIIYSAYDNNEGPYNSGWNENNTENKYANSNDKTAYVTPDGMYAMVDEISDDGRTAKLSFYGDFSKPGWITWAGNNPLKDQQDGKYSQLVVKMNSHDIEYTEQLNPNTDQIERRPKFEATVTASSLDGSFVHEANDGYTGAMLGEKRVADYSAYAVGEVIPSNPEQIGKGTVIVKYVDTDGNELSTEVPDVTDVSIDTDYNTVEDNRPATIVKDGVTYKLVPAGTYNVGTVGDANNLTDSNIDGVIGSTSQNGVDPIGTVTQGTHYVTYVYEAVKGSVVVNYVDTDGNVISPQVKDVEEGNIDEAYNTVEDNRPETITANGKKYKLVPAGTYNVGTVGDDNNLLNTTKRDVVAAEDENGTTPTGKVVEGQKEVTYVYEEVKGTVVVNYEDENGNVIKDPIVDTEKSPVDTPYDTTDNRPETITTEDGKTYKRVPEKTQGDEQGKVVEGETEITYVYKEVKGDVIVHYIDTEGNTLKEDVVDTPETSTGTEYDTTDDNKLETITKDGVAYEIVPVLTKGKEQGKVVEGTTEITYVYKKVETPTPEGTVVVRYTDEDGNVIKDPVVDTPQTPVDEPYDTTDNRPETITTEDGKTYKRVPEKTQGDEQGKVVEGETEITYVYKEVKGDVIVHYIDTEGNTLKEDVVDTPETSTGTEYDTSDDNKPTTITKDGVAYEIVPVLTKGKEQGKVVEGTTEITYVYKKVETPTPEGTVVVRYTDEDGNVIKDPVVDTPQTPVDEPYDTTDNRPETITTEDGKTYKRVPEKTQGDEQGKVVEGETEITYVYKEVKGDVIVHYIDIEGNTLKEDVVDTPETSTGTEYDTSDDNKPTTITKDGVAYEIVPVLTKGKEQGKVVEGTTEITYVYKKVETPTPEAPKQGDVIVHYENTNGETIAKDRVDTPESEVGTEYDTTDAQNPDGETTKPETITLKDGTRYVLVPSKTKGEETGKVVEGTTEITYVYQKVANWIPELPNGERPKNPYPFDPTNPDGEIPQEPTNPETGTPVVPDVPGYTPVDPDTKEPLKPVDPKDPSKGYIPPTPKDPEKDTYIPYVPNTPETPEAPKQGDVIVHYENTNGETIAKDRVDTPESEVGTEYDTTDAQNPDGETTKPETITLKDGTRYVLVPSKTKGEETGKVVEGTTEITYVYQKVANWIPELPNGERPKNPYPFDPTNPDGEIPQEPTNPETGTPVVPDVPGYTPVDPDTKEPLKPVDPKDPSKGYIPPTPKDPEKDTYIPYVPNTPETPEAPKQGDVIVHYENTNGETIAKDRVDTPESEVGTEYDTTDAQNPDGETTKPETITLKDGTRYVLVPSKTKGEETGKVVEGTTEITYVYQKVANWIPELPNGERPKNPYPFDPTNPDGEIPQEPTNPETGTPVVPDVPGYTPVDPDTKEPLKPVDPKDPSKGYIPPTPKDPEKDTYIPYVPNTPETPEAPKQGDVIVHYENTNGETIAKDRVDTPESEVGTEYDTTDAQNPDGETTKPETITLKDGTRYVLVPSKTKGEETGKVVEGTTEITYVYQKVANWIPELPNGERPKNPYPFDPTNPDGEIPQEPTNPETGTPVVPDVPGYTPVDPDTKEPLKPVDPKDPSKGYIPPTPKDPEKDTYIPYVPNTPETPEAPKQGDVIVHYENTNGETIAKDRVDTPESEVGTEYDTTDAQNPDGETTKPETITLKDGTRYVLVPSKTKGEETGKVVEGTTEITYVYQKVANWIPELPNGERPKNPYPFDPTNPDGEIPQEPTNPETGTPVVPDVPGYTPVDPDTKEPLKPVDPKDPSKGYIPPTPKDPEKDTYIPYVPNTPETPEAPKQGDVIVHYENTNGETIAKDRVDTPESEVGTEYDTTDAQNPDGETTKPETITLKDGTRYVLVPSKTKGEETGKVVEGTTEITYVYQKVANWIPELPNGERPKNPYPFDPTNPDGEIPQEPTNPETGTPVVPDVPGYTPVDPDTKEPLKPVDPKDPSKGYIPPTPKDPEKDTYIPYVPNTPETPEAPKQGDVIVHYENTNGETIAKDRVDTPESEVGTEYDTTDAQNPDGETTKPETITLKDGTRYVLVPSKTKGEETGKVVEGTTEITYVYQKVANWIPELPNGERPKNPYPFDPTNPDGEIPQEPTNPETGTPVVPDVPGYTPVDPDTKEPLKPVDPKDPSKGYIPPTPKDPEKDTYIPYVPNTPEMPEQPEMPEQPEMPEQPEMPEQPEMPEQPEMPEQPEMPEQPEMPEQPEMPEQPEMPEQPEMPGQPGMPQQPEAMEQQSKAMDKKVAKEEKMANKAIEKALPETGHNNAPLTTTFGVLALLAGLGITRRNRRED